In the genome of Flavobacterium panacagri, one region contains:
- a CDS encoding anion permease codes for MKEVQIPQTLITLAVGIAIWLIPAPNGVVAEAWHLFAIFVATILGIILKAAPMGTMCMIAIALTAFTQVLAPGDPGKSITLALKGFGDKVIWLIGISFFIARGFIKTGLGNRIAFLFIRIFGKSSLGLAYGLGLADLVLAPAVPSNTARGGGIIYPIMKSMSMSFGSMPDQPETHRKLGSYLTLNSYNMNLIASSMFLTGTASNPMCQKFALNLGIKITWMSWAIAAIVPGLCAFFVIPFVLYKIYPPELKKTGDAPQIAAQKLKEMGAITRNEWMMLLTFFILLFLWMTGDLFSIDATTTAFIGLVILLLTSVLTWDDVKAEKGAWDTIVWFSVLVMMASSLNELGFIAWFSDLVKTQIGGLSWQMAFPIIVLVYFFSHYLFASATAHVAAMYAALLGVGISLGIPGLLLAFMLGFIGSLYGTLTHYGHGPAPVFFGSGYVDLKSWWVKGLVTGLVMLFIYMVIGGLWLRLIGDF; via the coding sequence ATGAAAGAAGTACAGATTCCCCAAACCCTGATTACACTTGCTGTTGGAATTGCAATTTGGCTTATTCCAGCTCCAAATGGTGTTGTTGCTGAAGCTTGGCATTTGTTTGCCATTTTCGTAGCTACGATTTTAGGAATTATTCTGAAAGCGGCTCCAATGGGAACCATGTGTATGATTGCAATTGCTTTAACAGCTTTCACACAAGTTTTAGCACCAGGAGATCCAGGTAAGTCGATCACACTGGCGCTAAAAGGTTTTGGAGATAAGGTAATCTGGCTTATTGGAATTTCGTTTTTTATAGCCAGAGGTTTCATAAAAACAGGTTTAGGAAATAGGATCGCTTTTTTGTTTATTAGAATATTTGGAAAAAGTTCTTTGGGATTGGCTTATGGTTTAGGTCTTGCTGATTTGGTTCTAGCGCCTGCTGTTCCAAGTAATACGGCAAGGGGAGGAGGTATTATCTATCCAATCATGAAATCTATGTCAATGAGTTTTGGATCAATGCCCGATCAGCCCGAAACACATAGAAAATTAGGTTCATATCTTACTTTGAATAGTTATAATATGAATTTGATTGCATCTTCTATGTTTTTGACTGGAACAGCAAGTAATCCAATGTGTCAAAAGTTTGCTTTGAATTTGGGAATAAAAATTACTTGGATGTCATGGGCAATTGCGGCAATTGTTCCGGGACTATGCGCTTTTTTTGTGATTCCGTTTGTGTTATATAAAATTTATCCGCCAGAACTAAAGAAAACTGGCGATGCCCCACAGATTGCCGCTCAGAAATTAAAAGAAATGGGTGCTATAACGAGAAATGAATGGATGATGCTTTTGACATTTTTTATCCTTCTGTTTCTATGGATGACAGGCGATTTGTTTTCTATTGATGCCACAACAACAGCATTTATCGGATTGGTGATTTTGCTTTTAACTTCTGTTTTGACTTGGGATGATGTCAAGGCCGAAAAAGGAGCTTGGGATACTATAGTTTGGTTTTCGGTTTTAGTAATGATGGCCAGTTCGCTTAACGAATTGGGCTTTATTGCTTGGTTTAGTGATTTAGTAAAAACACAAATCGGCGGATTAAGCTGGCAGATGGCTTTTCCGATAATTGTTTTGGTTTATTTCTTCAGTCATTATCTTTTTGCCAGTGCAACAGCACACGTAGCGGCGATGTATGCAGCACTGCTTGGGGTCGGGATTTCACTTGGAATTCCAGGCTTGTTATTGGCTTTTATGTTAGGGTTTATAGGTTCATTATACGGAACATTAACGCATTATGGTCACGGTCCGGCACCCGTATTTTTTGGGAGCGGCTACGTAGATTTAAAGAGCTGGTGGGTTAAAGGATTAGTAACTGGTTTGGTAATGCTCTTTATTTATATGGTAATTGGAGGACTGTGGCTCCGTTTAATAGGTGATTTTTAA
- a CDS encoding YceI family protein codes for MKTTTLLFLLLTAFTVLAQDRFFTNTGTVNFEASVPLFEEIKAVNRQVIILLEPKTSTFICTVMIKNFRFKLDLMQEHFNENYLESNRYPKAVFKGKIEKFDLKDINEIEKKYEIKGKLNMKGKSKEIVVNALIKRVPEGIQIISDFPITVSDFNIKIPSKIASKIAQTANTELTGIIHDEEGMYATLK; via the coding sequence ATGAAAACAACTACCTTATTATTTTTACTTTTAACTGCTTTTACTGTACTAGCCCAAGACCGTTTTTTTACTAATACGGGTACTGTAAATTTTGAAGCTTCCGTTCCTTTATTTGAAGAAATAAAAGCAGTAAACAGACAGGTTATAATTCTTTTGGAGCCTAAAACCAGTACATTTATTTGTACGGTTATGATCAAAAACTTTCGCTTTAAATTAGATTTAATGCAGGAGCATTTCAACGAAAATTATTTAGAAAGCAACCGTTACCCAAAAGCGGTTTTTAAAGGTAAGATCGAAAAATTCGATTTAAAGGATATTAATGAAATCGAAAAGAAATACGAGATTAAAGGGAAATTAAATATGAAAGGCAAGTCGAAAGAAATTGTCGTGAATGCTTTAATCAAAAGAGTTCCGGAAGGGATTCAGATAATTTCAGATTTTCCGATAACGGTTTCCGATTTCAATATCAAAATTCCAAGTAAAATAGCTTCGAAAATTGCTCAAACTGCCAACACAGAACTGACGGGAATTATTCATGATGAAGAAGGAATGTATGCTACTTTAAAATAA
- a CDS encoding porin: protein MSKILLIPIIFFFLLTPVFLYAQGDVNAGEKKEESEIKYPQYQLKGLLQARYLESFGDNVDVLGVHHSAGDVTQQSFDIKRMRVGLNTKLSEATEVVILVNLADFKSDTKGKVLENAYGKYTFSKYIALTGGQFRPAFGIEELVPVDIIKSFDFSNQYYEFGKNGWTSFQIGASATGAFDIGKIPVNYAVSVLNGNGKNVELDKDNGKQYSTRWVFELSKEHKINLGLNGGFGKVFKEDVFAVGADITSDFKLTDRMSFDLQIEYKQGTNHNLYFSLPAESRVGDVSNYQMRGVYFLPNLRYVINYKKLTAVELSCRYETFDPSYKVNSNVRQTYTPMISLEFGKAYTGRIEMGFEIDRFDRNVPDTSTYNDELFLIQLQLRL, encoded by the coding sequence ATGAGTAAAATTCTACTAATTCCGATTATTTTTTTCTTTCTTCTTACTCCAGTATTTCTGTATGCTCAAGGTGATGTTAATGCAGGAGAAAAAAAAGAAGAAAGCGAAATAAAATACCCGCAATATCAGCTCAAAGGTCTTTTGCAGGCAAGATATCTGGAAAGTTTCGGCGATAATGTCGATGTTTTAGGAGTTCATCATTCTGCAGGAGATGTTACGCAGCAGTCTTTTGATATTAAAAGAATGCGTGTTGGTTTAAATACCAAATTGAGCGAAGCTACAGAAGTTGTAATCTTAGTCAACTTAGCCGATTTTAAATCGGATACCAAAGGTAAAGTTCTCGAAAATGCCTATGGAAAATATACTTTTAGTAAATACATAGCCTTAACAGGAGGGCAATTTCGTCCGGCATTCGGTATAGAAGAGCTTGTTCCGGTTGATATCATTAAATCTTTCGATTTCTCGAATCAGTATTACGAATTTGGAAAAAACGGCTGGACCAGTTTCCAGATCGGAGCTTCGGCAACGGGAGCTTTTGATATAGGAAAAATTCCAGTCAATTATGCAGTTTCTGTTTTAAATGGAAACGGAAAAAATGTAGAATTGGATAAAGATAATGGAAAGCAATATTCTACAAGATGGGTTTTTGAATTGTCTAAAGAGCATAAAATAAATCTTGGTTTAAACGGTGGTTTTGGAAAAGTATTCAAAGAAGATGTTTTTGCCGTTGGAGCTGATATCACCAGCGATTTTAAACTGACTGACCGAATGAGTTTTGATCTTCAAATTGAATATAAGCAGGGAACAAATCATAATTTATATTTTTCTCTTCCAGCAGAAAGCAGAGTAGGAGATGTTTCCAATTATCAAATGAGAGGTGTTTATTTCCTACCTAATTTGAGGTATGTAATAAATTATAAAAAATTAACCGCAGTCGAATTATCATGTCGTTATGAAACCTTTGACCCAAGTTACAAAGTAAATTCAAACGTAAGACAGACGTATACGCCCATGATCAGTTTGGAATTTGGAAAAGCTTACACAGGCCGAATCGAGATGGGATTTGAAATTGATCGATTTGATAGAAATGTTCCAGATACGTCAACTTACAACGACGAATTATTTTTAATCCAATTACAGCTTCGACTTTAA
- a CDS encoding YqiA/YcfP family alpha/beta fold hydrolase: MSKIPVYFMPGLAASPSIFERIKLDENIFEICLLEWEIPNPKESLSDYALRISKNIKHENPVLVGVSFGGILVQEISKHIKTRKVIIISSVRSNLEFPRRMKIGKTTKAYKLIPMKLILNIENLAKYSFGEKVNKRIKLYEKFLAVRDLNYLQWAVESVILWDRNRIDENVIHIHGDQDDVFPIKYINSCIVVKGGTHIMILNKYKWLNENLPSIILED, encoded by the coding sequence ATGAGTAAAATTCCAGTTTATTTTATGCCCGGTCTGGCGGCAAGTCCATCTATTTTTGAAAGAATTAAATTGGATGAAAATATTTTCGAAATATGTCTTTTGGAATGGGAAATTCCAAATCCTAAAGAATCTTTATCGGATTATGCGCTTCGAATAAGCAAAAATATCAAACATGAAAATCCTGTTTTAGTTGGGGTTTCCTTTGGTGGAATTTTGGTTCAGGAAATTTCGAAACATATAAAAACCAGAAAAGTAATTATTATATCAAGTGTTAGAAGTAATCTCGAGTTTCCTAGAAGAATGAAAATAGGGAAGACAACAAAAGCCTACAAATTAATCCCGATGAAGCTGATTTTGAATATTGAAAATCTTGCAAAATATTCTTTTGGAGAGAAAGTCAACAAACGAATTAAATTATACGAGAAGTTTTTGGCTGTGCGTGATCTTAATTATTTACAATGGGCTGTGGAGTCGGTTATTTTGTGGGATAGAAATCGGATTGATGAAAATGTAATCCATATCCATGGAGATCAGGATGATGTTTTTCCTATAAAATACATCAACAGCTGTATTGTGGTAAAAGGGGGAACTCATATTATGATCTTAAATAAGTACAAATGGCTGAATGAGAATCTGCCTTCAATTATATTGGAGGATTAG
- a CDS encoding VOC family protein, translated as MIKFGYTILYVEDVEESVAFYENAFGFHRKFISPDHDYAELNTGATALAFASKSLASQNLSDGFIESSLEDKPFAIEIGFIVDNVPEVLQKATSFGAVIVSEPVEKPWGQVVAYARDLNGFLIEICTEVENVV; from the coding sequence ATGATAAAGTTTGGATATACAATATTGTACGTTGAAGATGTAGAAGAATCAGTAGCATTTTACGAAAATGCATTTGGATTTCACAGGAAATTTATAAGTCCTGATCACGATTATGCAGAATTAAATACAGGTGCAACCGCACTGGCATTCGCATCAAAAAGTCTGGCATCGCAAAATCTCAGTGATGGTTTTATAGAAAGCAGTTTAGAAGACAAACCTTTTGCTATAGAAATTGGATTTATAGTAGACAATGTTCCCGAAGTTTTACAAAAAGCCACTTCTTTTGGAGCTGTAATTGTTTCAGAACCGGTAGAAAAACCATGGGGACAAGTCGTTGCTTACGCAAGAGATTTGAATGGTTTTTTGATTGAAATTTGTACAGAAGTAGAAAATGTAGTTTAA
- a CDS encoding GNAT family N-acetyltransferase codes for METFVTMEIKDNTFARQFETVVPEGMLAVEYSFQEKKIFLTKINTPDSYQNDDAINALLKNVLDLSSEKNYRVVPIHPKIVSFFKKNPKYKELLPPGIRI; via the coding sequence ATGGAAACTTTTGTAACTATGGAAATCAAAGACAACACTTTTGCACGCCAATTTGAAACTGTCGTACCTGAAGGGATGCTGGCAGTTGAGTATTCATTTCAAGAAAAAAAAATCTTCTTAACCAAAATCAACACACCAGATTCTTATCAAAATGATGATGCAATCAACGCCTTATTGAAAAATGTTCTGGATTTAAGTTCTGAAAAAAATTACAGAGTTGTTCCAATTCATCCAAAGATCGTTTCTTTCTTCAAAAAAAATCCGAAGTATAAGGAGTTACTTCCTCCAGGAATCAGGATTTAA
- a CDS encoding TetR family transcriptional regulator C-terminal domain-containing protein, which produces MATKKKDITKDDIVSIYMEEVLEKGQKPKSVYHFAKENDFTEAEFYSFFGTLEGLEKEIFRLFFENTVGLLHKNEEYQQYDMKNKMLSFYFTFFEVLTANRSYVLQTLKIDRNPLKNLVQLTTLRESFKNYVSEILTDDYRLEQEKFQKFQEKAIQESSWLQLMLTIKFWMEDESAGFEKTDIFIEKSVNASFELMNVAPMNHLIDFGKFLFKEKIHSR; this is translated from the coding sequence ATGGCGACTAAAAAAAAGGATATTACCAAAGATGACATCGTTTCAATATACATGGAAGAAGTTTTAGAAAAAGGGCAAAAGCCAAAATCGGTTTATCATTTTGCCAAAGAAAATGATTTTACTGAAGCTGAGTTTTACTCCTTTTTTGGAACGTTAGAAGGTTTAGAAAAAGAAATATTCCGACTGTTTTTTGAAAACACAGTTGGATTGCTTCACAAAAATGAAGAATATCAGCAGTATGATATGAAAAATAAAATGCTGAGTTTCTATTTTACTTTTTTCGAAGTTTTAACGGCAAACAGAAGTTATGTTTTGCAGACGCTTAAAATAGACCGAAATCCACTTAAAAATTTAGTGCAGCTGACTACACTTCGCGAAAGCTTTAAGAATTATGTTTCAGAAATCCTGACAGATGATTACAGATTGGAACAGGAAAAATTCCAGAAGTTTCAAGAAAAAGCCATTCAGGAATCATCTTGGTTGCAATTGATGCTGACTATTAAATTCTGGATGGAAGACGAATCGGCTGGATTTGAGAAAACAGATATTTTTATCGAAAAATCGGTTAATGCTTCATTTGAATTAATGAATGTAGCGCCAATGAATCATTTAATAGATTTTGGAAAATTTCTATTTAAAGAAAAAATACACAGCAGATAA
- a CDS encoding acyl-CoA thioesterase, whose protein sequence is MTTDFKPVSSSKISISELMLPSHTNFSGKIHGGYILQLLDQIAFASASKFSGNYCVTASVDTVNFLKPIEVGELVTMKASVNYVGRSSMIVGIRVEAENIQTGVIKHCNSSYFTMVAKDKEGKSVQVPGLILSNLQEVRRFRKAIKHIEVRKEIEEHEKLANINSIEDLASLEKYNVLLEIS, encoded by the coding sequence ATGACTACAGATTTTAAACCCGTTTCTTCATCAAAAATTAGTATATCAGAATTAATGCTTCCGTCGCATACCAATTTCAGCGGTAAAATTCACGGAGGATATATTTTACAATTGCTGGATCAGATTGCATTTGCTTCGGCATCAAAATTCAGCGGTAATTATTGTGTAACAGCTTCTGTTGATACAGTAAACTTTTTAAAACCAATTGAAGTTGGGGAATTGGTCACTATGAAAGCTTCTGTAAATTATGTAGGAAGAAGTTCCATGATTGTGGGAATTAGAGTTGAAGCAGAAAATATCCAGACAGGAGTTATTAAACATTGTAATTCATCTTATTTTACAATGGTTGCGAAAGACAAAGAAGGTAAAAGCGTTCAGGTTCCCGGATTAATTTTGTCCAATTTACAGGAAGTACGTCGTTTTAGAAAAGCAATCAAACATATCGAAGTTCGCAAAGAAATTGAAGAACACGAAAAACTGGCTAATATCAACTCGATTGAAGATTTGGCAAGTTTAGAAAAATATAATGTTCTTTTAGAAATCAGTTAA
- a CDS encoding TIGR01777 family oxidoreductase, which translates to MAQNVLLTGGSGFIGRHLTDVLLEAGFTVSVLSRSAKESSPAITYYQWNLNKNYIDENAVLNADYIIHLAGEGIVEKRWTNKRKKVILESRVKPIDLILSVLEKNNKKLEAFVSASAVGIYGAVTSHKICTENTPPADDFLGTTCQKWESAVDKIGALEIRTVKIRTGIVFGKNEGFLKKLTPSFKSGFGAILGTGKQYLPWIHIDDLCTIYLKAIEDPKLEGPYNACITDNTTNSRFSKTFAKLFDYSIWLPKIPPFFLKIVLGEMSEAVLTGQRVSSEKIQKTGFEFQFTDLEKTLINCLK; encoded by the coding sequence ATGGCTCAAAATGTTCTACTAACGGGCGGAAGCGGTTTCATTGGAAGACATTTAACAGATGTTCTTCTTGAAGCTGGATTTACTGTTTCTGTTTTGAGTCGTTCTGCCAAAGAAAGTTCTCCTGCCATAACGTATTATCAATGGAATTTAAATAAAAACTACATTGACGAAAATGCGGTTTTAAATGCCGATTATATCATACATCTTGCCGGTGAAGGAATTGTAGAAAAAAGATGGACGAATAAACGAAAAAAAGTCATTCTGGAAAGCCGTGTAAAACCAATTGATTTAATTCTTTCTGTATTAGAAAAAAACAATAAAAAACTGGAAGCTTTTGTTTCGGCTTCAGCAGTTGGAATTTATGGCGCTGTTACGAGTCATAAAATATGTACTGAGAATACGCCTCCGGCAGATGATTTTTTGGGCACAACCTGCCAAAAATGGGAAAGCGCCGTGGATAAAATTGGCGCTTTAGAGATTAGAACTGTTAAAATAAGAACCGGAATTGTTTTTGGCAAAAATGAAGGTTTTCTAAAAAAACTAACTCCGAGTTTTAAATCTGGTTTTGGTGCCATTTTAGGCACGGGAAAACAATATCTTCCGTGGATTCATATTGACGATTTATGCACTATTTATTTAAAAGCTATTGAGGATCCAAAATTAGAAGGCCCTTATAACGCCTGTATTACTGACAACACCACGAACTCAAGATTTTCTAAGACATTCGCCAAATTGTTTGACTACAGTATTTGGTTACCCAAAATTCCTCCTTTCTTTTTAAAAATAGTTTTAGGCGAAATGAGTGAAGCTGTTTTAACAGGACAACGAGTTTCTTCTGAAAAAATCCAGAAAACAGGTTTCGAATTTCAGTTTACCGATTTAGAAAAGACCTTAATAAACTGCTTAAAATAA
- a CDS encoding ABC1 kinase family protein, with product MKTIDYIPTSKIERAGKLVQTGAKIGVNYIKHYAEKVVNPDLTRDKLNENNAEDIYDGLKSLKGSALKVAQMLSMDKNFLPQAYVEKFSLSQFSVPPLSAPLVLKTFKNNFGKTPYEIFDEFNPNSVNAASIGQVHLAKKNDKKLAVKIQYPGVANSISSDLALVKPIAIRMFNLQGKDSDKYFKEVEDKLIEETNYLLELKQSQEVVEACHKIENITFPNYYPEFSSEKIITMDWMTGIHLSEFTAKNTNQEVGDKIGQALWDFYMYQIHVLRKVHADPHPGNFLVDDQNQLIALDFGCMKQIPDDFYTPYFELINKNVITDEALFNKKLFELEILRPDDTPAEVEYFTEMFHDLLSLFTRPFQNETFNFADETFFNAIAELGKRFSEDTNLKKMNGNRGSKHFIYMNRTFFGLYNLMFDLKAKIVVENYLKY from the coding sequence ATGAAAACAATCGATTATATTCCAACTTCAAAAATAGAAAGAGCCGGAAAACTGGTTCAAACCGGAGCCAAAATTGGAGTAAACTACATTAAGCATTATGCCGAAAAAGTTGTAAATCCAGATTTGACCCGAGATAAACTAAACGAAAATAACGCCGAAGATATTTATGACGGACTAAAAAGCTTAAAAGGAAGCGCGCTTAAAGTCGCGCAGATGTTAAGCATGGACAAGAATTTTCTGCCTCAAGCTTATGTGGAGAAATTCTCATTGTCGCAATTTTCTGTTCCACCGCTTTCAGCGCCTTTGGTTTTAAAAACGTTCAAAAATAATTTTGGTAAAACACCTTATGAAATCTTTGATGAGTTCAATCCAAATTCGGTAAATGCGGCGAGTATTGGTCAGGTACATTTGGCTAAGAAAAATGATAAAAAACTAGCGGTTAAAATTCAGTATCCTGGCGTTGCCAATAGTATTTCTTCGGATTTGGCTTTGGTTAAACCAATTGCAATCAGAATGTTTAATCTGCAGGGAAAAGATTCAGATAAATATTTTAAAGAAGTTGAAGATAAACTGATTGAAGAAACGAATTATTTGCTGGAATTAAAACAAAGTCAGGAAGTAGTTGAAGCCTGTCATAAAATTGAAAATATCACTTTCCCGAATTATTATCCGGAGTTTTCATCAGAGAAAATCATTACAATGGATTGGATGACAGGAATTCATCTTTCTGAATTCACAGCTAAAAATACAAATCAGGAAGTGGGCGATAAAATTGGGCAGGCACTTTGGGATTTTTATATGTACCAAATTCATGTTTTACGCAAAGTACACGCTGATCCGCATCCCGGAAATTTTTTGGTTGATGATCAAAATCAATTAATTGCTTTGGATTTTGGCTGTATGAAACAGATTCCTGATGATTTCTACACGCCGTATTTTGAGTTAATCAATAAAAATGTGATTACGGATGAAGCATTGTTTAATAAAAAGTTATTCGAATTAGAAATCCTTCGCCCAGACGATACACCTGCAGAAGTAGAATATTTTACAGAAATGTTTCATGATTTATTGTCACTTTTTACAAGACCTTTTCAAAATGAAACATTCAATTTTGCCGATGAAACTTTCTTTAACGCTATCGCCGAATTAGGAAAACGTTTCTCTGAAGATACTAATTTGAAAAAAATGAACGGAAATCGTGGTTCAAAACACTTTATTTACATGAATCGCACTTTCTTTGGACTTTATAATTTAATGTTCGATTTGAAAGCGAAGATTGTGGTGGAGAATTATTTGAAGTATTAG
- a CDS encoding ABC-F family ATP-binding cassette domain-containing protein, which translates to MITVNDISVQFGGTTLFSDVSFAINENDKIALMGKNGAGKSTLLKIIAGVNKPSTGSISAPKEAVVAYLPQHLLTEDGATVMEEASKAFSEIFKMKSEIDEINEQLTVRTDYESDEYMKLIERVSDLSEKFYAIEEVNYEAEVEKILVGLGFEREDFTRQTSEFSGGWRMRIELAKILLRKPDLILLDEPTNHMDIESIQWLEDFLLNQAKAVVVISHDRAFVDNITNRTIEVTMGRIYDYKAKYTHYLELRKDRRIHQQKAYDEQQKMIAENRAFIERFKGTFSKTDAVQSRVKMLEKLEIVQVDEVDTSALRLKFPPAARSGQYPVIVKEMSKSYGDHVVFKDANIVIERGQKVAFVGKNGEGKSTMIKAIMKEIGVDSGSVDIGHNAQIGYFAQNQAALLDENATIFETIDSIAVGDIRTQIKNILGAFMFQGDDITKKVKVLSGGEKTRLAMIKLLLEPVNLLILDEPSNHLDMKTKDIIKDALRDFDGTLILVSHDRDFLDGLATKVFEFGNKRVKEHFEDVAGFLAHKKMDSMREIEK; encoded by the coding sequence ATGATTACAGTTAACGATATTTCGGTTCAGTTTGGTGGAACTACACTTTTTAGCGATGTTTCTTTTGCTATTAATGAAAATGATAAAATTGCCCTTATGGGTAAAAATGGTGCAGGAAAATCTACACTTTTGAAAATAATTGCAGGTGTCAACAAACCTTCAACCGGAAGCATTTCTGCTCCAAAAGAAGCTGTGGTTGCTTATCTGCCTCAGCATTTGTTGACTGAAGACGGTGCAACTGTTATGGAAGAAGCATCTAAAGCTTTCAGTGAGATTTTTAAAATGAAATCTGAAATTGACGAAATCAACGAGCAATTAACGGTTCGTACGGATTATGAAAGTGATGAATACATGAAATTAATCGAAAGAGTTTCGGACTTAAGCGAGAAATTTTATGCAATCGAAGAAGTAAATTACGAAGCTGAAGTTGAGAAGATTTTAGTTGGTTTAGGTTTCGAACGTGAAGATTTTACGCGTCAGACTTCTGAGTTTTCTGGAGGTTGGAGAATGCGTATCGAATTGGCTAAAATTTTATTGAGAAAGCCAGATTTAATTTTGCTGGATGAGCCTACGAACCACATGGATATTGAAAGTATTCAATGGTTAGAAGATTTCTTGTTGAATCAGGCAAAAGCGGTTGTAGTAATCTCTCACGATAGAGCGTTTGTAGATAATATCACGAATCGTACTATCGAGGTTACTATGGGAAGAATTTACGATTACAAAGCGAAATACACGCATTATTTAGAATTAAGAAAAGACCGTCGTATCCATCAGCAGAAAGCATACGATGAGCAGCAAAAGATGATCGCAGAAAATCGTGCTTTTATTGAACGTTTCAAAGGAACTTTTTCTAAAACAGATGCTGTTCAATCTCGAGTAAAAATGTTGGAAAAACTGGAGATTGTTCAGGTTGATGAAGTAGATACGTCTGCATTGCGTTTAAAATTCCCACCGGCAGCGCGTTCTGGGCAATATCCGGTTATTGTGAAAGAAATGTCTAAATCGTACGGAGATCATGTGGTTTTTAAAGATGCAAACATTGTAATTGAGCGTGGTCAGAAAGTAGCATTTGTTGGAAAAAATGGTGAAGGAAAATCGACCATGATTAAAGCAATCATGAAAGAAATTGGTGTTGATTCTGGAAGTGTTGATATTGGTCATAACGCTCAAATTGGATACTTTGCTCAAAATCAAGCAGCTTTATTAGATGAGAATGCTACTATTTTTGAAACAATTGATAGTATTGCAGTTGGAGATATCAGAACTCAGATTAAAAATATTTTAGGAGCTTTTATGTTCCAAGGAGATGATATTACTAAAAAAGTAAAAGTACTTTCTGGAGGAGAAAAAACGCGTTTAGCAATGATTAAATTGTTGTTGGAGCCGGTTAACTTGTTGATTCTGGATGAGCCTTCGAACCACTTGGATATGAAGACTAAAGATATTATCAAAGATGCTTTAAGAGATTTTGATGGAACTTTAATTTTGGTTTCTCACGACCGTGATTTCCTTGATGGGTTGGCAACTAAAGTTTTTGAATTCGGAAACAAAAGGGTAAAAGAACATTTTGAAGATGTGGCAGGTTTCCTTGCTCATAAGAAAATGGATTCTATGAGAGAGATCGAAAAGTAA